One Thermodesulfobacteriota bacterium DNA window includes the following coding sequences:
- a CDS encoding phenylacetate--CoA ligase family protein, whose translation MDKLMRHIFGDSRVDDLYLLTTTSGTTGIPTPYPNFNAAITDAQEIMCRAAWRMGFRPGDRMAICFGLSMHAAGTPQILWFKNFPGLSIVPIGAEAGTEKILQFMQLFKVNIFAGTPSLALHLIERAPEVLKAPVKSLGIKILMLGAEPGAGIPEVRQKLESEYGAQVFDAGAGYGVSCDYPVYQGMHWIADDYAYYELIDPETKKVVPLENGATGIMAGTSLNPPGAVWFDMRFTMMDIHQVFTDPCPCGRSGFRYKVVGRADDMLKVKGVPVYPAAIEGVIHSFPDKLTGSFRIVLDEPPPRVVPPLKIKIEHAASVRKEDLPAVEKAVLEKMHSLLKIRPAITWLEPGTLERATKKTQLLEKNY comes from the coding sequence ATGGACAAGCTGATGCGCCACATCTTCGGCGACAGCCGCGTGGACGATCTCTACCTGCTGACCACCACCTCCGGCACGACCGGAATCCCCACGCCATACCCGAACTTCAACGCCGCCATCACCGACGCCCAGGAGATCATGTGCCGGGCCGCCTGGCGCATGGGTTTCCGTCCCGGGGACCGGATGGCCATCTGCTTCGGATTGTCCATGCACGCCGCCGGCACGCCCCAGATTTTATGGTTCAAGAATTTTCCGGGTTTGTCGATCGTCCCCATCGGGGCCGAGGCCGGCACGGAAAAGATCCTGCAGTTCATGCAGCTGTTCAAGGTCAATATCTTCGCGGGCACGCCCTCCCTGGCCCTGCACCTGATCGAACGGGCCCCGGAAGTGCTCAAGGCCCCGGTCAAATCCCTGGGCATTAAGATCCTCATGCTGGGCGCCGAGCCGGGCGCTGGCATTCCGGAGGTGCGGCAGAAGCTGGAATCCGAATACGGCGCCCAGGTGTTTGATGCCGGCGCCGGTTACGGCGTGTCCTGCGATTACCCGGTCTACCAGGGCATGCACTGGATTGCCGACGATTACGCCTATTATGAGCTGATCGATCCCGAAACCAAAAAAGTCGTGCCCCTGGAAAACGGCGCTACCGGCATCATGGCCGGGACGTCACTCAATCCCCCGGGGGCCGTGTGGTTTGACATGCGCTTCACCATGATGGACATCCACCAGGTCTTTACCGATCCGTGTCCCTGCGGCCGCAGCGGCTTCCGCTACAAGGTGGTGGGCCGGGCCGATGACATGCTCAAGGTCAAGGGCGTACCGGTATATCCGGCCGCCATCGAGGGGGTCATTCACTCCTTCCCGGACAAGCTGACCGGCTCTTTCCGGATCGTTCTGGATGAACCGCCTCCCCGGGTGGTTCCCCCGCTGAAGATCAAAATCGAGCACGCGGCCTCGGTGAGAAAAGAGGATCTTCCGGCCGTGGAAAAGGCGGTGCTGGAGAAGATGCACTCCCTGCTCAAAATCCGTCCGGCCATCACCTGGCTGGAACCGGGCACCCTGGAGCGGGCTACCAAGAAGACGCAGTTACTGGAGAAGAATTACTAA
- a CDS encoding transporter, with protein sequence MIFASTTIRKILAALAVVLSFACIHDARADESLSIYGLKGYGFVISPEVSTGTHVQGSVLYSRFNGKIENRDGYVVATPLSLTHGSDGLWEVAVATDWESWENTDFDESESGLGDVFAGGKVRLLGRNKKDPLDLSLMPYILIPGGNHDKSIGDLYNFNPSPEDDFSYGANLLLGKRVGRFYLTGNLGINYLDTDLDYLEDNAVFAGVALEYHISESLMAYAEYFGTENKNDLECDPCFDKDVNDDMSELGAGLVYIRQRWGFRVHGGTGLTDTTPNFRLLASINRGF encoded by the coding sequence ATGATATTCGCATCGACAACGATTAGGAAAATCCTGGCCGCCCTGGCGGTTGTTCTGTCGTTTGCCTGCATCCATGACGCGCGGGCGGATGAGTCCCTGTCCATTTACGGGCTGAAAGGATACGGTTTTGTGATTTCGCCGGAAGTTTCCACCGGCACCCACGTCCAGGGTTCCGTTTTGTACAGTCGTTTCAACGGCAAGATCGAAAATCGCGACGGCTATGTGGTCGCGACCCCTTTGAGCCTGACACACGGATCCGACGGGCTCTGGGAAGTCGCCGTGGCAACGGACTGGGAGTCTTGGGAAAATACGGATTTCGATGAAAGCGAGAGCGGCCTCGGGGACGTGTTTGCCGGGGGCAAGGTGCGGCTGCTGGGCAGGAACAAAAAAGATCCCCTGGATTTATCGCTGATGCCATATATCCTGATCCCGGGCGGCAACCATGACAAGAGCATTGGCGATCTTTATAACTTCAACCCTTCCCCGGAAGACGATTTTTCCTATGGCGCCAATCTCCTGCTGGGCAAACGGGTCGGGCGGTTCTATCTGACCGGCAATCTGGGGATCAACTACCTGGATACGGATCTGGACTATCTCGAAGATAACGCCGTATTTGCCGGTGTTGCCCTGGAATATCACATTTCCGAAAGCCTCATGGCTTACGCGGAATATTTCGGCACGGAGAATAAAAACGACCTGGAATGCGACCCCTGCTTCGACAAGGATGTCAATGACGACATGAGCGAACTGGGGGCCGGCCTGGTCTATATCAGGCAACGGTGGGGCTTTCGCGTCCACGGCGGCACGGGCCTGACCGACACCACGCCGAATTTCCGGCTGCTGGCTTCTATAAACCGGGGGTTTTAA